Proteins encoded in a region of the Pseudomonas sp. GOM7 genome:
- a CDS encoding ATP-binding protein produces MRAEWRRLLPIPRSLLGRMLLLTLLAVLVAQALSSAIWLSQLRATQLEGLVTAARSLAHSMSASVRYFRSLPVAYRPLVLDQLRSMGGTRFVVSLNDRPLQMKLLPATPRKQAVTEAVSEVLHASLGGSADISVNFVSPDDLLIFNGGLKLEELPRSWAHYALTLEPVKPPVLVTQMQLAPGEWLYIASLLPEPYTSLEEPVLPAQQLWFMLFSSAFLLLFIGLLVHWQSRPLKRLARAARHMSLGAEVEPVAEGGGREVVEVSRAFNAMRERISRYLTERAQLFSAISHDLRTPITRLRLRVELLEDEALQAKFGRDLDELELLVKGALQCVKDTDIHENIEPVDLNQLLHCLVEPYLAPTGTGQVTVHGQAQAAYPGKPLALRRCIGNLIDNALKYGHSAHLHVEDDAQAYVLHVDDDGPGVPEQRLEQVFEPHFRLAGQQQGYGLGLGIARNIAHSHGGEVSLQNLREGGLRVTLQLPRSVE; encoded by the coding sequence ATGCGCGCTGAGTGGCGGCGGCTGTTGCCGATTCCGCGTTCGCTGCTGGGGCGCATGCTGCTGCTGACCCTGCTCGCAGTGCTGGTGGCACAGGCGCTGTCCAGCGCCATCTGGCTGTCGCAGTTGCGCGCCACCCAGCTCGAAGGCCTGGTCACCGCTGCGCGCAGCCTGGCTCATTCGATGTCGGCCAGCGTGCGTTACTTCCGCTCGTTGCCGGTGGCCTATCGGCCGCTGGTGCTCGACCAGTTGCGCAGCATGGGCGGCACGCGCTTCGTGGTCAGCCTCAATGATCGTCCCCTGCAGATGAAGCTGCTGCCGGCCACGCCACGCAAGCAGGCGGTGACCGAGGCGGTGAGCGAGGTGCTGCACGCTTCGCTGGGCGGCAGTGCGGACATCTCGGTGAACTTCGTCAGCCCGGACGACCTGCTGATCTTCAATGGCGGTCTCAAGCTCGAAGAGCTACCACGCTCCTGGGCGCATTACGCGCTGACCCTGGAGCCGGTCAAACCGCCGGTGCTGGTCACCCAGATGCAGCTAGCCCCCGGCGAATGGCTGTATATCGCCTCGCTGCTGCCCGAGCCCTACACCAGTCTGGAGGAGCCGGTGCTGCCGGCCCAGCAACTCTGGTTCATGCTCTTCAGCAGCGCCTTCTTGCTGCTGTTCATCGGCCTGCTTGTGCATTGGCAGAGCCGGCCGCTCAAGCGTCTGGCGCGGGCGGCGCGGCACATGTCGCTGGGCGCCGAGGTGGAGCCGGTGGCCGAGGGCGGTGGGCGCGAGGTGGTGGAGGTGAGCCGCGCCTTCAATGCCATGCGCGAGCGCATCAGCCGTTACCTGACCGAGCGTGCGCAACTGTTCAGCGCCATTTCCCACGACCTGCGCACCCCCATCACGCGCCTGCGTCTGCGGGTCGAGCTGCTGGAGGACGAGGCGCTACAAGCCAAGTTCGGCCGCGATCTGGACGAGCTGGAACTGCTGGTCAAGGGCGCGCTGCAATGCGTCAAGGACACCGACATCCACGAGAACATCGAGCCGGTGGATCTCAACCAGTTGCTGCATTGCCTGGTCGAACCCTACCTGGCGCCAACGGGGACGGGCCAGGTGACGGTGCATGGCCAGGCCCAGGCTGCCTACCCGGGCAAGCCCCTGGCGCTACGGCGCTGCATCGGCAACCTGATCGACAACGCGCTCAAGTACGGCCACAGCGCCCACCTGCATGTCGAGGACGATGCCCAGGCCTATGTGCTGCACGTCGATGACGACGGCCCAGGGGTGCCCGAACAGCGTCTGGAACAGGTGTTCGAGCCGCATTTCCGCCTGGCTGGGCAGCAGCAGGGCTACGGCCTGGGGCTGGGCATCGCACGCAATATCGCTCACAGCCATGGCGGCGAGGTGAGCCTGCAGAACCTGCGCGAAGGTGGCCTGCGGGTGACCCTGCAGTTGCCGCGTTCGGTGGAGTGA
- a CDS encoding glucokinase: protein MSLVLVGDVGGTNARFALWRDGRIEAVRVSATAEHATPELAVAAYMAAVGLAPGEVQTVCLACAGPVEIDPFRFTNNAWRISRAAFCAELQVRELLLINDFSAMALGMTCLRDDERISVCSGVAEPGRPRVVIGAGTGLGVGTLLELPGGGWHALPGEGGHVDLPVGSAREAQIWQALHDQLGHVSAEAGALSGNGLLALYRATCTVDGQPPLLHSAAQITGAALEGDALAASVLETFCCLLGRVAGNNVLTLGARGGVYIAGGMVPRFAEFFLASGFSRCLRDKGCMSDYFDGLPVWLVTAEYPGLMGAGVAAEQHLARRR, encoded by the coding sequence ATGAGCCTGGTGCTGGTCGGCGATGTCGGCGGCACCAACGCGCGTTTCGCCCTGTGGCGCGATGGCCGTATCGAGGCCGTGAGGGTATCGGCCACGGCCGAGCATGCCACGCCGGAGCTGGCCGTGGCCGCCTACATGGCCGCCGTGGGGCTGGCGCCGGGGGAGGTACAGACCGTCTGCCTGGCCTGCGCCGGGCCGGTGGAGATCGATCCGTTTCGCTTTACCAACAATGCCTGGCGCATCAGTCGTGCGGCCTTCTGCGCCGAGCTGCAGGTGCGCGAGTTGCTGCTGATCAACGACTTTTCGGCCATGGCCCTGGGCATGACCTGTTTGCGCGACGATGAGCGCATCAGCGTCTGCTCGGGCGTGGCCGAGCCTGGTCGTCCGCGTGTGGTGATCGGTGCGGGCACCGGCCTGGGTGTCGGCACCCTGCTGGAGCTGCCGGGTGGCGGCTGGCATGCGCTACCGGGCGAGGGCGGGCATGTCGACCTGCCGGTGGGCTCAGCACGCGAGGCACAGATCTGGCAGGCGCTGCATGACCAGCTCGGGCATGTCAGCGCCGAGGCCGGCGCGCTCAGCGGCAATGGCCTGCTGGCGCTGTACCGCGCTACCTGCACGGTGGACGGCCAGCCGCCGCTGTTGCACAGTGCCGCGCAGATTACCGGCGCGGCTCTGGAGGGCGACGCGCTGGCAGCCAGCGTGCTGGAAACCTTCTGCTGCCTGCTGGGACGGGTGGCCGGCAACAACGTGCTGACCCTGGGCGCGCGCGGTGGCGTGTATATCGCCGGCGGCATGGTGCCGCGCTTCGCCGAATTCTTCCTGGCCAGCGGCTTTTCCCGCTGCCTGCGCGACAAGGGCTGCATGAGCGATTATTTCGACGGCTTGCCGGTGTGGCTGGTGACGGCCGAGTATCCGGGGCTGATGGGTGCTGGTGTGGCGGCGGAGCAGCATCTGGCGCGCAGGCGATAG
- a CDS encoding response regulator, protein MSPTGKSILLVDDDQEIRELLQTYLGRAGLQVRSVADGAGFRQALEEGGADLLILDVMLPDEDGFSLCRWTRAHGRFAQVPIIMLTASSDEADRVIGLELGADDYLGKPFSPRELLARIKALLRRVHFAQERAPEVLAFDEWRLDMVSHRLFHLDGEEVLLSGADFALLKLFLDHPQQILDRDTIGNATRGREMMPLERVVDMAVSRLRQRLRDTDKPPRLIRTVRGSGYQLAATVTAQAGHAR, encoded by the coding sequence GTGAGCCCGACCGGAAAATCCATCCTGCTGGTCGACGACGACCAGGAAATCCGCGAGTTGCTGCAAACCTACCTGGGCCGCGCCGGCCTGCAGGTGCGCAGCGTGGCCGATGGCGCCGGCTTTCGTCAGGCGCTGGAGGAGGGCGGCGCGGACTTGCTGATTCTCGATGTGATGCTGCCCGACGAAGACGGCTTCAGCCTGTGCCGTTGGACGCGCGCGCACGGGCGTTTCGCCCAGGTGCCGATCATCATGCTTACCGCCAGCTCCGACGAGGCCGACCGGGTGATCGGCCTGGAGCTGGGCGCCGATGATTACCTCGGCAAGCCCTTCAGCCCGCGTGAGCTACTGGCGCGGATCAAGGCCCTGCTGCGCCGGGTGCACTTCGCCCAGGAGCGGGCCCCCGAGGTGCTGGCCTTCGATGAGTGGCGCCTGGACATGGTCAGTCACCGCCTGTTCCACCTCGATGGCGAGGAGGTGTTGCTCTCCGGCGCCGACTTTGCCTTGCTCAAGCTGTTTCTCGATCATCCGCAACAGATTCTCGACCGCGACACCATCGGCAACGCCACTCGTGGCCGCGAGATGATGCCGCTGGAGCGCGTCGTCGACATGGCCGTCAGTCGCCTGCGCCAGCGTCTGCGCGACACCGACAAGCCGCCACGGTTGATCCGCACCGTACGCGGCAGTGGTTACCAGTTGGCCGCAACGGTCACCGCCCAGGCCGGCCATGCGCGCTGA
- the edd gene encoding phosphogluconate dehydratase, translating to MHPRILEVTERLIARSSATRARYLAQMAAADSQGPHRGTLQCANFAHGVAGCNSAGDKQRLRLMNEANVGIVTAYNDMLSAHQPYEHYPQMIKQALREVGSVGQVAGGVPAMCDGVTQGEPGMELSLASREVIAMSTAVALSHNMFDAAMLLGICDKIVPGLMIGALRFGHLPMIFVPGGPMPSGIPNKEKAAVRQLYAEGKASREELLESEMKSYHSPGTCTFYGTANTNQVVMEIMGLHLPGSSFVNPYTPLRDALTAEAARQVVRLTRQGGEYTPLCRIIDEKAIVNSVVALNATGGSTNHTLHIPAFARAAGIHLTWQDMADISAVTPTLAKVYPNGQADVNHFHASGGVPFMVRTLLEAGLLHEDVHTVAGPGLARYTQEPFLDDGRLVWREGPAQSLDRTILRGATEAFSAEGGLRVLTGNLGSGVAKVSAVAPEHQVVEAPARVFETQAELADAFKAGELERDFVAVVRFQGPKANGMPELHKLTPYLGVLQDRGFQVALVTDGRMSGASGKVPAAIHVSPEAWDGGPLAKVRDGDLIRVDGVTGHLQVLVDEADWAARELAPRPQGTGVGCGRELFAFMRAAFSPAEQGASAFTAELESLR from the coding sequence ATGCATCCCCGCATTCTTGAGGTCACCGAGCGCCTCATTGCCCGTAGCTCTGCGACCCGCGCGCGTTACCTGGCGCAGATGGCTGCCGCCGACAGCCAGGGCCCGCACCGTGGCACCCTGCAGTGCGCCAACTTCGCCCACGGCGTGGCGGGCTGCAATTCCGCTGGCGACAAGCAGCGCCTGCGCCTGATGAACGAGGCCAACGTCGGCATCGTCACCGCCTACAACGACATGCTCTCGGCGCACCAGCCCTACGAGCACTACCCGCAGATGATCAAGCAGGCGCTGCGCGAAGTGGGCTCGGTCGGCCAGGTGGCCGGTGGCGTGCCGGCCATGTGCGATGGCGTGACCCAGGGCGAGCCGGGCATGGAGCTGAGCCTGGCCAGCCGCGAGGTGATCGCCATGTCCACCGCCGTGGCGCTGTCGCACAACATGTTCGATGCGGCGATGCTGCTGGGCATCTGCGACAAGATCGTGCCGGGGCTGATGATCGGCGCGCTGCGCTTCGGCCATCTGCCGATGATCTTCGTGCCGGGCGGACCGATGCCGTCGGGCATCCCCAACAAGGAAAAGGCCGCCGTGCGCCAGCTCTACGCCGAGGGCAAGGCGAGCCGCGAAGAGCTGCTGGAATCGGAGATGAAGTCCTACCACAGCCCCGGCACCTGCACCTTCTACGGCACCGCCAACACCAATCAGGTGGTCATGGAAATCATGGGCCTGCACCTGCCGGGCTCGTCCTTCGTCAACCCCTACACGCCGCTGCGTGACGCGCTGACCGCCGAGGCCGCGCGCCAGGTGGTGCGTCTGACCCGCCAGGGCGGCGAGTACACGCCGCTGTGCCGGATCATCGATGAGAAGGCCATCGTCAACTCGGTGGTAGCGCTCAACGCCACGGGCGGCTCGACCAACCACACCCTGCATATCCCCGCGTTCGCCCGTGCTGCCGGTATTCACCTGACCTGGCAGGATATGGCGGATATCTCCGCCGTGACCCCGACCCTGGCCAAGGTCTACCCCAACGGCCAGGCCGACGTGAACCACTTCCATGCCAGCGGTGGCGTGCCCTTCATGGTGCGTACCCTGCTCGAAGCCGGTCTGCTGCACGAGGACGTGCATACCGTGGCCGGCCCCGGCCTGGCGCGCTACACCCAGGAACCCTTCCTCGATGATGGCCGCCTGGTCTGGCGCGAAGGCCCGGCGCAGAGCCTGGATCGCACTATCCTGCGCGGCGCGACCGAGGCCTTCTCGGCTGAAGGCGGGTTGCGCGTGCTGACGGGCAATCTGGGCAGCGGTGTGGCCAAGGTGTCGGCGGTGGCGCCGGAGCATCAGGTGGTCGAGGCGCCGGCGCGGGTGTTCGAGACTCAGGCCGAGCTGGCCGATGCCTTCAAGGCCGGTGAGCTGGAACGCGACTTCGTCGCCGTGGTGCGCTTCCAGGGGCCGAAAGCCAATGGCATGCCCGAGCTGCACAAGCTCACGCCCTACCTGGGTGTGCTGCAGGATCGTGGCTTTCAGGTGGCGCTGGTCACCGACGGGCGCATGTCCGGGGCATCGGGCAAGGTGCCGGCGGCCATTCACGTCAGCCCGGAAGCCTGGGACGGCGGGCCGCTGGCCAAGGTGCGCGACGGTGATCTGATTCGTGTCGATGGCGTGACCGGGCACCTGCAGGTGCTGGTGGATGAGGCCGACTGGGCCGCCCGCGAGCTGGCACCGCGCCCGCAGGGCACCGGCGTCGGTTGCGGGCGTGAGCTGTTCGCCTTCATGCGCGCCGCCTTCAGCCCGGCGGAGCAGGGCGCCAGTGCCTTCACGGCGGAACTGGAGTCGCTGCGATGA
- a CDS encoding D-mannose isomerase, with the protein MNLPELPATSWLSKARHRAWLDAEGQRLLAFARAARVEQGFAALDERGNLPADACAELIHTTRMTHCFALAHIQGLPGHAHLVDHGIAALCGALRDEVHGGWFADARRSGDKSAYLHAFVALAASSARVAQRPGAEALLAEAIAVLEGHFWSEEEGTLRESFSRNWTQEEAYRGANSNMHGVEAFLALADVTGDALWLQRALRIAERLIHAHAVASGHVVVEHFDRHWQPLPEYNADNRADPFRPYGSTPGHSFEWARLLLHLEAALLRAGLVAPDWLLTDARGLFASASRAAWQADGTPGLVYSLDWQARPVVRARLHWVQAEAIAAAAALLRRTGEADYERWYRQFWEFAARHFIDLQGGSWHHELDSDNRPAGSIWAGKPDLYHAYQAVLLPNLSLAPSLASALAAL; encoded by the coding sequence ATGAACCTGCCTGAACTGCCCGCCACGAGCTGGCTGAGCAAAGCCCGCCACCGGGCCTGGCTGGACGCCGAAGGCCAGCGCCTGTTGGCCTTCGCCAGGGCCGCGCGCGTCGAACAGGGCTTCGCCGCCCTCGATGAGCGCGGCAACTTGCCGGCCGACGCCTGCGCCGAGCTGATCCACACCACGCGCATGACCCATTGCTTCGCCTTGGCGCATATCCAGGGGCTGCCCGGCCATGCCCATCTGGTCGACCACGGCATCGCGGCGTTATGCGGGGCGCTGCGTGACGAGGTGCATGGCGGCTGGTTCGCCGATGCCCGCCGCAGCGGCGACAAGAGCGCCTACCTGCATGCTTTCGTCGCCCTGGCTGCCAGCTCCGCACGGGTGGCTCAGCGGCCTGGCGCCGAGGCGCTGTTGGCCGAGGCCATCGCAGTGCTCGAAGGGCATTTCTGGAGCGAGGAGGAGGGCACCCTGCGCGAAAGCTTCAGCCGCAATTGGACGCAGGAAGAGGCCTATCGCGGTGCCAACAGCAACATGCATGGCGTGGAGGCCTTTCTCGCCCTGGCCGATGTCACCGGCGATGCCCTGTGGCTGCAGCGCGCCCTGCGCATCGCCGAGCGGCTGATCCATGCTCATGCCGTGGCCAGCGGCCATGTGGTGGTCGAACATTTCGACCGCCACTGGCAGCCGTTGCCGGAATACAACGCCGACAACCGTGCCGACCCCTTCCGCCCCTACGGCAGCACGCCGGGCCACAGCTTCGAGTGGGCGCGCCTGCTGCTGCATCTGGAAGCGGCCTTGCTGCGCGCCGGGCTGGTCGCGCCCGATTGGCTGCTGACGGACGCCCGTGGCCTGTTCGCCAGCGCCAGTCGCGCTGCCTGGCAGGCCGACGGCACGCCGGGGCTGGTCTATAGCCTGGACTGGCAGGCGCGGCCTGTGGTGCGTGCGCGTCTGCACTGGGTGCAGGCCGAGGCCATCGCGGCGGCTGCGGCCTTGCTGCGACGCACCGGCGAGGCCGACTACGAGCGTTGGTATCGACAGTTTTGGGAGTTCGCCGCGCGCCACTTCATCGACCTGCAAGGCGGTAGCTGGCATCACGAGCTGGACAGCGACAACCGCCCGGCAGGGAGTATCTGGGCGGGCAAACCCGACCTCTATCACGCCTATCAGGCCGTGCTACTGCCGAATTTGTCATTGGCGCCGAGCCTGGCCAGTGCCCTGGCGGCTTTGTAA
- the gap gene encoding type I glyceraldehyde-3-phosphate dehydrogenase, protein MTLRIAINGFGRIGRNVLRALYTQNYRDKLQVVAINDLGDSAINAHLLKYDSVHGIFDASVEVDGQSLIVNGDVIAVSAVRNPAELPWKALEVDVVFECTGLFTERDKAAAHLAAGASKVIISAPAKGADATIVYGVNHGSLRADQQIISNASCTTNCLAPVAQVLQRELGIESGLMTTIHAYTNDQNLSDVYHSDPFRARSATQSMIPTKTGAAEAVGLVLPELAGRLTGMAVRVPVINVSLVDLTVQVQRDTSAEEINTLLRAAAEGSKVLGYNPLPLVSCDFNHNPLSSIFDANHTKVNGRLVKVLAWYDNEWGFSNRMLDTCLAACAAG, encoded by the coding sequence ATGACACTACGAATTGCCATCAACGGTTTCGGCCGCATCGGCCGCAACGTGCTCCGAGCACTCTATACCCAGAACTACCGCGACAAGCTGCAGGTCGTCGCGATCAACGACCTGGGCGACAGCGCGATCAACGCCCACCTGCTCAAGTACGACAGCGTACACGGCATTTTCGATGCATCGGTCGAGGTCGACGGCCAGAGCCTGATCGTCAACGGCGACGTCATCGCTGTCAGTGCCGTGCGCAACCCGGCCGAACTGCCGTGGAAGGCGCTCGAGGTAGATGTGGTATTCGAGTGCACCGGCCTGTTTACCGAGCGCGACAAGGCCGCCGCGCACCTGGCCGCCGGCGCCAGCAAGGTGATCATCTCAGCCCCGGCCAAGGGCGCCGATGCCACCATCGTCTACGGCGTCAACCACGGCAGCCTGCGCGCCGATCAGCAGATCATCTCCAACGCCTCCTGCACCACCAACTGCCTGGCGCCGGTGGCCCAGGTGCTGCAGCGCGAACTGGGCATCGAAAGCGGGCTGATGACCACCATCCATGCCTACACCAACGACCAGAACCTCTCCGACGTCTACCACAGCGACCCCTTCCGCGCCCGCTCGGCCACCCAGTCGATGATCCCCACCAAGACCGGCGCTGCCGAAGCCGTCGGCCTGGTGCTACCGGAACTGGCCGGACGCCTGACCGGCATGGCGGTGCGGGTGCCGGTGATCAACGTGTCGCTGGTAGACCTGACCGTGCAGGTGCAGCGCGACACCAGCGCCGAAGAGATCAATACCCTGCTGCGCGCCGCTGCCGAAGGCTCGAAGGTATTGGGTTACAACCCGTTGCCGCTGGTGTCCTGCGACTTCAACCACAACCCGCTGTCATCGATCTTCGACGCCAACCACACCAAGGTGAACGGCCGCCTGGTCAAGGTGCTGGCCTGGTACGACAACGAATGGGGCTTCTCCAACCGCATGCTCGATACTTGCCTGGCGGCGTGTGCGGCGGGGTGA